The following are encoded in a window of Rosa chinensis cultivar Old Blush chromosome 4, RchiOBHm-V2, whole genome shotgun sequence genomic DNA:
- the LOC112200249 gene encoding meiosis-specific protein ASY1 isoform X2, producing the protein MKIKKLMPVDAESRRLIDWMEKGVYDALQKKYLKTLLFCVCEDVEGPMIEEYTFSFSYSKSENQEVSMNINRSGNKKQGGTFKYNSTTEITPNQMRSSACKMVRTLVQLMRTLDRMPEERTILMKLLYYDDVTPADYEPPFFRGCTEEETRNSWTKNPLKMEVGNVNSKHLVLVLKVKSVLDPCEDENDDIQDDEVSLGDDSMQMDGSSESDSEVNQSQDDQYIVVPAAKHQPQEDNSILKEDNCMDGEATDDTQDPEEDEQQFSRIKNWISSCHLDTVEVTDVLSNFPDISVVLTEEIMDKLVVEGILSKAGGDTYTINRQKKSDYEFTVVKQEINSQAVLVGDKTPMSNDHMYMKALCHALPMQYVSVAKLQNKLGGEANQSTVRKMIDKMAQEGFVEAKGNRRLGKRVIHSDVTEKKLIEVHKALNFDAMDVDNVEPPSKSNHQDIHPMGSNYRDTSTCGVLRSIGSDLTRMRIRPNSQEYSPNRSEQTTSKTKEQGNTPTSRAQPVISRESFAPGNDDIRANGNTNHCDDGERVVCSSMSTQGKRSRKTSTVKEPILQYAKRQRSQAV; encoded by the exons TGGATGGAGAAAG GTGTATACGACGCCTTGCAGAAGAAGTACCTGAAAACGCTTTTGTTCTGTGTGTGTGAAGACGTTGAAGGGCCGATGATAGAGGAATACACAT TTTCTTTCAGCTATTCAAAATCTGAAAACCAGGAGGTTTCAATGAATATCAATCGATCCGGGAATAAGAAACAGGGTGGAACATTCAAGTATAACTCCACAACAGAAATTACACCCAACCAGATGAG GAGTTCTGCTTGTAAAATGGTCCGCACACTGGTTCAGCTGATGAGAACTTTGGATAGAATGCCAGAAGAG CGCACCATTCTGATGAAACTCCTATACTATGATGATGTCACG CCAGCAGATTATGAGCCTCCATTCTTCAGAGGCTGCACAGAAGAAGAAACTCGAAACTCATGGACCAAGAATCCTTTGAAAATGGAAGTTGGGAATGTAAACAGCAAGCATCTTGTCTTAGTTCTCAAG GTAAAGAGCGTGCTTGATCCCTGTGAGGATGAAAATGATGATATTCAAGATGATGAAGTGAGCTTAGGAGATGACTCCATGCAAATGGATGGCTCTTCTGAATCTGACAGTGAG GTGAATCAATCACAAGACGACCAATATATAGTTGTTCCTGCAG ctaagcATCAACCACAGGAAGATAACAGCATACTTAAGGAAGATAATTGCATGGATGGTGAAG CTACAGATGATACTCAGGATCCAGAGGAAGATGAACAGCAATTTTCCCGGATAAAGAACTGGATCAGTAGTTGCCATCTTGACACTGTTGAAGTTACCGATGTTCTTTCGAATTTCCCAGACATTTCAGTG GTTCTAACTGAAG AAATTATGGACAAGCTTGTTGTGGAAGGCATTCTATCAAAAGCTGGAGGGGACACTTACACTATTAACAGGCAGAAG AAGTCTGATTATGAGTTCACTGTGGTGAAACAAGAAATTAATAGTCAAGCAGTCCTGGTTGGTGACAAAACTCCAATGTCTAATGATCACATGTACATGAAG GCGCTGTGTCATGCTCTTCCTATGCAGTATGTGTCAGTCGCAAAGCTTCAGAACAAGCTTGGAGGAGAAGCAAATCAGAGTACAGTGCGGAAGATGATTGATAAGATGGCacaagaaggttttgttgaagccAAAGGCAACCGAAGGCTAG GAAAGCGTGTGATCCATTCTGATGTTACTGAGAAGAAACTTATTGAAGTCCATAaagctttgaattttgatgcaATG GATGTTGACAACGTTGAACCACCAAGCAAGTCCAATCATCAAGACATTCATCCAATGG GAAGCAACTACAGAGACACATCCACATGTGGTGTGCTCCGCTCGATTGGATCAGATCTCACACGCATGAGAATAAGGCCTAATTCACAGGAATATAGTCCAAACAGGAGTGAGCAGACTACTTCAAAGACAAAGGAGCAGGGAAACACTCCCACAAGCAGGGCGCAG CCAGTAATTTCAAGAGAGAGCTTTGCACCTGGCAATGATGATATTAGAGCCAATGGCAACACAAATCACTGTGACGATGGGGAGAGAGTGGTCTGTAGTAGTATGTCCACCCAAGGCAAACGTTCCAGGAAAACAAGCACA GTGAAGGAGCCTATTCTTCAGTACGCAAAGCGCCAGAGATCTCAAGCTGTCTGA
- the LOC112200213 gene encoding REF/SRPP-like protein At1g67360, translating into MATIEKKDLEGKVGNEKALKHLGFVRIAAIQTLVCVSNLYEYAKQNSGPLRSTVGTVEGAVTTVVGPVYEKFKGMPDDLLAFLDTKVDEATGKFNKHAPPLAKQVASQGHSLIQTTLEKGQKFVKEAQTGGPRSAIHYAATESKQLVFNQSVKLWVVLDQYHPIHKVAEKAAPTAAHLSEKYNHTIRDLTVKGYTIFGYLPLVPVDDISKAVEQGKAGKKGDAAVHVEHKSDSDSD; encoded by the exons ATGGCTACCATCGAGAAG AAGGATTTGGAGGGCAAGGTTGGGAACGAGAAGGCGCTGAAGCACCTAGGGTTTGTGAGGATCGCGGCGATTCAGACGCTGGTGTGCGTTTCGAATCTGTACGAGTATGCGAAGCAGAACTCTGGGCCTCTGAGATCGACGGTTGGGACTGTGGAGGGTGCTGTCACCACCGTCGTTGGTCCAGTCTATGAGAAGTTCAAGGGCATGCCTGATGATCTTCTTGCTTTTCTTGACACCAAG GTAGATGAAGCCACGGGCAAGTTTAACAAGCATGCTCCTCCTTTGGCTAAGCAGGTTGCAAGCCAAGGTCACAGTTTGATCCAGACGACTTTGGAGAAGGGCCAAAAATTTGTGAAGGAGGCTCAAACTGGGGGTCCTCGCTCAGCCATTCATTATGCAGCTACAGAATCTAAGCAGCTTGTATTTAACCAATCTGTGAAGCTGTGGGTTGTACTTGACCAGTACCATCCAATCCACAAAGTGGCAGAGAAGGCTGCACCAACAGCTGCTCACTTGTCCGAGAAATACAACCACACCATAAGGGACTTGACCGTGAAGGGATATACCATCTTCGGTTATTTGCCCTTGGTTCCGGTTGATGATATTTCCAAAGCAGTTGAGCAGGGTAAGGCTGGGAAGAAGGGAGATGCAGCTGTGCATGTTGAGCATAAATCTGATTCTGATTCCGACTGA
- the LOC112200451 gene encoding REF/SRPP-like protein At1g67360 produces the protein MIIAEKSNEAEITEQDALLQAMYHPLPMMQYKRVVDLHNLLGGDSNQTSVRGISDENERDRWGKKPMNTDASRGKKELKRLRVLRMAVIYMMMFVLNLYEFAKKNLGPLRSTVWTVEVAMITIVGPVYQRFKGVPDDFFALLDTKIDEAADKFDKHAPPLAKQVVYLTLGSIQKALKKTQAFVNEAQAGGLHTAIHSAATEYNLLVFNQSMKFWVGLEYQCPPTHSGREGYTSCCLLVPEIQQGGKRLEPEGLHYLWIFTFGSDRSDINST, from the exons atg ATTATTGCAGAGAAATCGAACGAAGCTGAGATCACCGAGCAGGACGCGCTTCTTCAG GCAATGTATCATCCACTTCCGATGATGCAGTATAAGAGAGTTGTGGATCTTCATAACTTGCTCGGAGGAGACTCGAATCAGACTAGTGTGCGTGGGATCAGTGATGAGAATGAACGAGATCGCTGGGGAAAGAAGCCTATGAACACTGACGCAAGCAGAGGTAAG AAGGAGTTGAAGCGCCTGAGGGTTTTGAGGATGGCAGTGATTTACATGATGATGTTTGTGCTGAATCTGTACGAGTTCGCGAAGAAGAACTTGGGGCCTCTGAGATCGACTGTGTGGACTGTGGAGGTTGCTATGATCACTATTGTTGGTCCAGTCTACCAGAGATTCAAGGGAGTGCCTGATGATTTCTTTGCTTTACTCGACACGAAG ATTGATGAAGCAGCTGACAAGTTTGATAAGCATGCTCCTCCTTTGGCTAAGCAGGTGGTGTACCTAACTCTAGGTTCTATCCAGAAAGCATTGAAAAAGACCCAAGCATTTGTGAACGAGGCTCAGGCTGGCGGTCTGCACACAGCTATTCATTCTGCAGCTACAGAATATAACCTGCTTGTCTTCAACCAATCAATGAAGTTTTGGGTTGGACTCGAGTACCAGTGTCCTCCCACACACAGTGGCAGAGAAGGCTACACCAGCTGCTGCTTACTTGTCCCGGAAATACAACAAGGTGGTAAGAGACTTGAACCTGAAGGGTTACACTATCTTTGGATATTTACCTTTGGTTCCGATCGATCAGATATCAACAGCACTTAA